From a single Bacteroidota bacterium genomic region:
- a CDS encoding TolC family protein — protein MNNKNLNIKLRLFVIVFAIYAHLSNAQPMSLDSILNTIKINNSELKIYDDQIKAYNEYAKGARALDPPQIGGGFFMTPYDPLMWQPDIMNNSNGMGSFMISVQQMFINPNKLNANAAYMKSMSGIDSAMQRSMRNEMFSMAKMNYYEWMIMKKKLVVLNESEELLNYLIKSTELKYTYGMDKLNSYYKAKAMLGEMQIMKVMAEQGIKQKMIVLNTLMNRDKNRTFDIDTSYILKNYELKVADSTAIKSRSDYTVLSQNINVLKAKQNYEYSKRLPDFGIKYDHMLAFGTQPQQFSAMAMVTIPITPWSSKMYKSNVTGLGFEIEAGKDKQQSFINQVSGNIENIKVQIKSKRQQIELSEKIIIPSMNKNYETELIAYEQNTEMLFMVLDAWQNLKVSQLMYLDQLMELLALQIQYEKQLEIR, from the coding sequence ATGAACAACAAAAATTTAAATATAAAATTGCGCTTATTTGTCATCGTATTTGCTATTTATGCTCATCTCTCAAATGCGCAACCAATGTCTCTTGATAGCATTTTGAATACAATAAAAATAAATAATTCAGAGCTTAAAATTTATGATGACCAGATAAAAGCTTACAATGAATACGCAAAAGGTGCAAGGGCTCTTGACCCGCCGCAAATAGGCGGCGGATTTTTTATGACTCCTTATGATCCTCTAATGTGGCAACCGGATATAATGAATAATAGCAATGGAATGGGGTCATTTATGATCTCTGTACAGCAAATGTTTATAAATCCAAATAAGTTAAATGCCAATGCTGCATACATGAAGAGTATGTCGGGTATAGATTCAGCAATGCAAAGATCAATGAGAAACGAAATGTTCTCAATGGCAAAGATGAACTACTATGAATGGATGATTATGAAGAAAAAACTGGTTGTCCTTAATGAAAGTGAAGAGTTGCTCAACTACCTGATAAAATCAACTGAATTAAAATATACTTACGGAATGGATAAGTTAAACTCCTACTACAAAGCAAAAGCAATGCTCGGAGAAATGCAAATAATGAAAGTAATGGCAGAGCAAGGAATAAAACAAAAAATGATTGTATTGAATACACTTATGAACCGTGATAAAAATAGAACCTTTGATATTGACACGTCTTATATTCTCAAAAACTATGAACTGAAAGTAGCAGATAGCACAGCTATTAAAAGCAGAAGTGACTATACTGTTCTTTCTCAGAATATAAATGTATTGAAAGCAAAACAAAATTATGAGTATTCCAAACGACTTCCCGATTTTGGAATTAAATACGATCACATGCTTGCTTTTGGCACGCAGCCGCAGCAATTCAGCGCTATGGCAATGGTAACTATCCCCATTACTCCCTGGTCTTCTAAAATGTATAAATCAAATGTTACAGGATTGGGCTTTGAAATAGAAGCCGGTAAAGACAAACAACAAAGTTTTATAAATCAGGTAAGCGGAAATATTGAAAATATTAAGGTTCAGATTAAAAGCAAAAGGCAGCAAATTGAACTCTCTGAAAAAATCATAATTCCATCTATGAATAAAAATTATGAAACGGAATTGATCGCTTACGAGCAAAATACAGAAATGCTTTTCATGGTTCTTGACGCATGGCAAAATCTAAAGGTATCCCAACTCATGTATCTTGATCAGCTGATGGAATTACTTGCATTGCAAATACAATATGAAAAACAACTCGAAATCCGATAA
- a CDS encoding efflux RND transporter periplasmic adaptor subunit, translating into MNKHIVILFVLIGFMLSCSDNTEHDNHKEHKSKTYTCPMHPQITKNEPGQCPICGMKLVEKENDGHSTNDSIISLLLKPTNEYVFSRVKTTSLHQKEFPVEITATGTIKYDTREVNTVSARVSGWIEKLYIKYQFQPVSKGERLMDIYSKELLTAQENFLFLLKNDAENETLINAAEKRLFLQGLSKEQIDKLKRAQKVFHAVSIFSPYSGHLHDLNGTTIASPDEVSGMNNGERSTAELIIKEGMYIRAGQSIFNIYNTEKVWAALDIYSENIQLLKTGQRVILFMNGSKEDTLEGKIDFIEPAFNKGRKTASARVYLDNSKHKLKIGLLLKANVYVGAKKGFFIPSTAIVHLGNAEIVFLREKDILKSKVITTGIKAGEFTEVISGISESDKIAANAQMLIDSESFIRLNPEE; encoded by the coding sequence ATGAATAAACATATAGTCATATTATTTGTATTAATTGGCTTTATGTTGTCATGCAGTGATAATACTGAACACGATAATCATAAAGAACATAAATCAAAGACCTATACTTGCCCGATGCATCCTCAAATAACAAAAAATGAACCCGGACAATGCCCGATATGCGGAATGAAATTGGTGGAAAAGGAGAATGATGGTCACAGCACAAATGACAGTATAATATCACTTTTACTGAAGCCAACGAATGAATATGTATTTAGCCGGGTGAAAACAACGTCTCTGCACCAAAAAGAATTTCCGGTTGAAATTACTGCCACAGGAACAATAAAATATGATACAAGAGAAGTAAACACTGTTTCGGCACGCGTATCAGGATGGATTGAAAAGCTGTATATAAAATATCAGTTTCAGCCTGTTTCTAAAGGGGAAAGGCTAATGGACATATACAGCAAAGAGCTTTTAACAGCGCAGGAAAATTTTCTCTTTCTATTAAAAAATGATGCGGAAAATGAAACACTGATTAATGCTGCGGAAAAAAGATTATTTCTTCAGGGACTTAGCAAAGAGCAAATTGACAAACTAAAGCGAGCTCAAAAAGTATTTCATGCGGTATCAATCTTTAGTCCTTACAGCGGCCACTTACATGATCTGAATGGCACAACAATAGCTTCACCGGACGAAGTCAGCGGAATGAATAACGGGGAAAGATCAACCGCTGAATTGATAATTAAAGAAGGAATGTATATACGTGCAGGACAAAGCATTTTTAATATTTACAATACCGAAAAAGTCTGGGCGGCACTTGATATATATAGCGAAAATATTCAATTATTAAAGACGGGTCAGCGGGTTATTCTTTTCATGAATGGAAGTAAAGAAGATACACTTGAAGGAAAAATAGATTTTATTGAACCGGCTTTTAACAAAGGCCGGAAAACAGCTTCCGCAAGAGTTTATCTTGATAACTCAAAACATAAACTTAAAATTGGACTGCTTCTAAAGGCCAATGTGTATGTTGGAGCAAAAAAGGGATTTTTCATTCCCTCCACTGCTATTGTTCATCTGGGCAACGCCGAAATTGTGTTTTTAAGGGAAAAGGATATTTTAAAATCAAAAGTTATTACAACAGGTATAAAAGCAGGAGAATTTACAGAAGTTATTTCGGGTATTTCAGAAAGTGATAAGATAGCTGCAAATGCACAAATGTTGATTGACAGTGAAAGTTTTATCAGGTTAAATCCTGAAGAATAA